Proteins encoded together in one Fibrobacter sp. UWB10 window:
- the rsmA gene encoding 16S rRNA (adenine(1518)-N(6)/adenine(1519)-N(6))-dimethyltransferase RsmA produces MDRARRRKFGQNFLDVPTAQMIAGDLPANAGDWVLEIGPGHGALTEHLLERAVELTAVEIDEQCVEFLQQKFQGRENFHIENIDFLKFDLQAFLDAHEKPWVTGNLPYNVSTAIIAGLMPKLHLTKGFMGMVQLEVAERICASPCSSNYGSLSVLVSAYADTQILRKIGPEHFTPRPNVDSATMLLTPKADALQAPEGFFDFVRAAFTQKRKTLANSFGRAYDKKKIQEAIELLDYPTTVRAEELSPAQFLEFYKVIVGEQA; encoded by the coding sequence ATGGATAGAGCAAGACGCCGTAAATTTGGTCAGAACTTTTTGGATGTACCGACCGCCCAAATGATTGCGGGCGATTTGCCGGCGAATGCGGGCGACTGGGTGCTTGAAATCGGCCCTGGGCACGGCGCCCTTACTGAACACTTGCTTGAACGCGCCGTGGAACTCACTGCCGTCGAAATCGACGAGCAGTGCGTGGAATTTTTGCAACAAAAATTCCAGGGCCGCGAAAACTTCCATATCGAAAACATTGACTTTTTGAAGTTTGACTTGCAGGCGTTTCTGGATGCCCATGAAAAGCCCTGGGTTACGGGTAACTTGCCGTACAACGTATCGACTGCGATTATCGCGGGCCTTATGCCCAAATTACACTTGACCAAGGGCTTTATGGGAATGGTGCAGCTCGAAGTCGCCGAGCGCATTTGCGCAAGCCCCTGCAGCAGCAATTACGGCAGCCTCTCTGTTCTGGTGTCCGCTTACGCCGACACGCAGATTCTGCGCAAGATTGGGCCCGAGCATTTTACCCCGCGCCCCAATGTGGACAGCGCTACCATGCTCTTGACGCCCAAGGCAGACGCGCTCCAGGCTCCCGAAGGCTTTTTTGACTTTGTACGCGCCGCCTTCACCCAAAAGCGCAAAACCCTTGCCAATTCGTTCGGCCGCGCCTATGACAAAAAGAAAATCCAGGAAGCTATCGAGCTCCTGGATTATCCGACAACCGTTCGTGCCGAAGAACTTTCGCCTGCACAGTTCCTTGAATTCTACAAGGTGATTGTGGGCGAGCAGGCTTAA
- the tmk gene encoding dTMP kinase: MKTAKHFFSLEGIDGSGKTTQIDMLIDALTKEGYSVVKLREPGGAKISERVREILLDTSFKGIMSDKTELLLYNAARAQVIAEIIQPALDAGKIVIADRFAWSTFAYQGYARGLGADLVQRLTEITCDGCFPELTVVLDIDVQRGRARTAKRGEAPDRLESEKAEFFERVRKGYLAAARDYSDCVAAIDADRTPDEVFADLYKLVKARL, translated from the coding sequence ATGAAGACAGCGAAGCATTTTTTTAGTTTGGAAGGTATCGACGGGTCGGGTAAAACGACTCAGATCGATATGCTGATTGACGCCCTCACTAAAGAGGGATATTCTGTAGTGAAGTTGCGTGAGCCGGGTGGCGCAAAGATTTCGGAACGCGTGCGCGAGATTTTGCTGGACACGAGTTTCAAGGGAATCATGAGCGACAAAACCGAACTCTTGTTGTACAATGCAGCCCGCGCGCAGGTGATTGCCGAAATTATCCAGCCCGCACTTGATGCCGGCAAGATTGTGATTGCTGACAGATTCGCCTGGAGTACTTTTGCTTACCAGGGTTATGCCCGCGGCTTGGGTGCTGACCTTGTGCAACGCCTGACAGAAATCACTTGCGACGGTTGCTTTCCGGAACTGACTGTGGTGCTTGATATTGATGTACAGCGGGGACGCGCGCGCACCGCGAAGCGGGGCGAGGCTCCCGATCGACTCGAGAGCGAGAAGGCCGAATTTTTCGAGAGGGTGCGCAAGGGGTACCTTGCCGCGGCCCGTGACTACAGCGACTGCGTTGCCGCCATTGATGCCGACCGTACGCCTGATGAAGTTTTCGCTGACTTGTACAAGCTTGTAAAAGCGAGACTCTAG